A DNA window from Arachis duranensis cultivar V14167 chromosome 3, aradu.V14167.gnm2.J7QH, whole genome shotgun sequence contains the following coding sequences:
- the LOC107481483 gene encoding uncharacterized protein LOC107481483 translates to MCGIALIVSAIRITSSSLTSPPPATEKLSFSVDDVKEALRRRGPDSLGVKKVSLQRSVLGRNHISSSFIAAGDEGHEFCSQGNDNNGECTAQLHFIGATLQLRGSNPLVQPLVDASGNVLVYNGEIFGGLDIASDCNDAEFLLQTLGRCCSCGYCGTTQCARSGKSTVPDVLSTIKGPWAIIYWQDSSRTLWFGRDAFGRRSLLVHWPTQDDSTFLLSSVSPIFPTEQTSEYETHNGLSCPSYWEELPCGIYSLDVDGSKSNGHMAGELKLHEYTNSMLKELIKWERTSIEPNSEDLQIYKCSTQSTIPVPAHVLLNALHESVLRRTSMYTIYQVSSTKENFVPVAILFSGGLDSMILAALLDQCLDQSYQIDLLNVSFDGQFAPDRISAKAGLKELKRVAPSRRWRLVEIDSELSDLVFETSHVMSLINPANTYMDLNIGIALWLAAGGDGWVSDANIDDNDDENPARAKYKSSARILLVGSGADEQCAGYGRHRTSYRRGSWLGLHEEMKLDMQRIWKRNLGRDDRCIADNGKEARFPFLDEDVIRVLLNFPLWEIANLDQPSGIGDKRILREVAALLGLNEAAILPKRAIQFGSRIARESNRKNFGSNRAANQASAGSVRIDKRSNNS, encoded by the exons ATGTGCGGAATCGCATTGATTGTCTCTGCCATTCGCATCACCTCATCCTCCTTAACATCCCCACCTCCTGCAACTGAGAAA CTGTCGTTCTCCGTGGATGACGTCAAGGAAGCTCTCCGGAGAAGGGGTCCCGATAGTTTAGGTGTAAAGAAAGTCTCCCTGCAACGCAGCGTTTTGGGGAGAAACCATATCTCATCGTCCTTCATAGCAGCAGGTGATGAAGGACACGAATTCTGTTCTCAAGGGAATGATAATAATGGAGAATGTACGGCGCAGCTTCATTTCATTGGTGCAACTTTGCAGCTCAGGGGAAGCAATCCTCTTGTTCAGCCTCTCGTAGATGCATCTGGAAATGTTCTTGTGTATAATG GTGAGATTTTTGGAGGACTTGACATTGCAAGTGATTGCAATGATGCTGAATTCCTCTTGCAAACTCTAGGAAGGTGTTGCTCCTGTGGTTATTGTGGTACCACACAGTGTGCTAGAAGTGGGAAGAGTACTGTTCCAGATGTTCTTTCTACTATTAAAGGGCCGTGGGCTATCATCTATTGGCAG GATAGTTCACGGACTCTCTGGTTTGGCCGAGATGCATTTGGTAGAAGGAGCCTCCTTGTTCACTGGCCTACACAAGATGACTCCACCTTCCTGCTTTCTTCTGTCTCACCTATTTTTCCTACTGAGCAGACCTCTG AGTATGAAACACATAATGGACTCAGTTGTCCTAGTTACTGGGAGGAGCTACCATGTGGGATATATAGTCTGGATGTGGATGGTTCAAAATCAAATGGACATATGGCTGGTGAGCTCAAGCTACATGAATACACAAATTCTATGTTAAAGGAACTTATTAAGTGGGAGAGAACTTCCATTGAACCCAACTCTGAAGACCTGCAGATATACAAAT GCTCAACTCAGTCAACAATTCCAGTGCCAGCTCATGTTTTGCTAAATGCTTTACACGAGTCTGTGTTGCGGCGTACTTCAATGTATACAATATACCAG GTATCGAGTACTAAAGAGAACTTTGTTCCTGTGGCCATTCTTTTCTCTGGTGGTCTGGATTCTATGATACTTGCAGCATTATTAGATCAATGCCTAGATCAAAGTT ATCAAATTGATCTACTTAATGTAAGCTTTGATGGTCAGTTTGCTCCAGATAGAATATCTGCCAAGGCTGGGTTAAAAGAACTGAAAAGAGTTGCACCTTCCAGAAG GTGGAGACTTGTGGAGATTGATTCTGAATTGTCAGACTTGGTGTTCGAAACTAGTCATGTTATGTCACTCATAAATCCTGCTAATACCTACATG GACCTTAATATTGGAATAGCTTTATGGCTCGCTGCTGGTGGTGATGGATGGGTGTCTGATGCAAATAtagatgataatgatgatgaaaatcCTGCACGAGCTAAGTATAAGTCCAGTGCAAGGATTCTCCTTGTTGGTTCTGGCGCTGATGAACAATGTGCTGGGTATGGTCGACATAGAACAAGTTATAGACGAGGAAG TTGGCTGGGGCTACACGAGGAAATGAAACTAGACATGCAAAGAATCTGGAAAAGAAATTTAGGGAGAGATGATAGATGTATTGCTGATAATGGAAAGGAG GCTAGATTTCCATTCTTGGATGAGGATGTGATTAGGGTTTTGCTCAACTTTCCTTTGTGGGAGATTGCCAACCTTGATCAACCTAGTGGCATCGGTGATAAAAGGATTTTAAGAGAG GTTGCAGCATTGCTTGGTTTGAATGAGGCAGCAATTCTGCCAAAACGGGCAATCCAG